CGAACACCTGGAGCGCACGCTCGCGGCCGACAGCCAGGGCGGCGCGGTGCGCTTTGTCTCGAGCTTTGTTGATGCCCGCACCAACACCGTGCGCATGGAGGCCGAACTTAACGACGAGGCCCGCGCCGAGTTGAGCCAGCAGGGCAATGAGCTGGTCTGGGAGTTTGCGCCGACCCGTCCGGTGGCCACGCAGCAGCTTGCTGCCGATGCGTCTCCGCGCCGCGTGCGTGCCGGGGAGAGCGTGACCTCGGCCCCGCCGAATTACCCGCGTGTGGTCACCGACCCCTCGCAGGTGAGCTCGGTGCCGGGCATGAGTCGCAAGCGCATTACCATCGATCTGCGCAACGCCGACATTCAGAACGTGCTGCGCCTGGTCGCCACCGAGGGTGGTGTCAACATCATCGCCGGCGACGGGGTCTCCGGGGCGGTGACGATGCGCCTGCGCAACGTGCCGCTGGACCAGGTCTTCCTGAATATTCTTCAGGCGCTGCAGCTCGGGTTTGAGGTGCGTGGCAATGTCATCCGCGTGGCGCCGGCGTCGGTGCTCAGTGAAGAAGAAGCCGCGCGTGCCGAGGCCCGCAGCCGCGCCCAGCGCGTCCAGCCCCTGGAGGTGTTCCTGCTTCCGGTGAACTACGCCACGGCCGATGAACTCGTCGCCCAGGTTCAGGGGCTGCTCAGCCCGCGGGGCAGCGTGTCGGTTGATGAGCGCACGAACACGCTGATCATCAAGGACCTGCGTGAAAACCTGACCTCGATCCGCATGCTGGTAGAGACGCTCGACTCGCAGGTGCCGCAGGTGCTTATTGAGGCGCGCATCGTGGAGACCAGCGACACCTTCAGCCGTCAGATCGGTATTCAGTGGGGTGGCGACATCGGCTTCTCGCAGGGCACCGGTAACCCGACCGGGCTGATCTTCCCCAACGTGCTCGGACTGGCCGGTGGCGCGACCGACGGTCAGACGCCGATTGCCGGTACCTCGTCGAACCCGAACTTCGCGGTGAACCTCCCGGCACCGGTGGGTACCGGGGCCGGTGGTGCTATCGGCCTGACGATGGGGAGCGTGGGTGGGGCGGTGAACCTGAACCTGCGCCTCTCGGCGCTGGAAGAGGCCGGTCACGCCAAGATCGTCAGCGCGCCGCGCATTCTGACGATGGATAACAAAGAGGCCTCGATCTCTCAGGGAACCAGCATTCCGATCAGCGTGGTCGGAGCGGCCGGGGTGCAGACGGTGTTTGTGGATGCGACCCTGGAGCTGACGGTGACCCCGCATGTGACGCCGGATGGCAACATCCGTCTGGCGATTCAGGCGACCAAGAATGAGCCCGACTTCCAGAACACCGGTGCTCGCGGCGACCCCACGATCATCCAGCGCCAGGCGGAGACCGAGCTGCTGATTCCCGATGGAGACACCACGGTCATCGGGGGCATCTACACCCGCAACGCCGGTCATAGTCTCTCGGCGGTGCCCTTCCTGCATCGCATCCCGATTCTGGGCTTCTTCTTCAAGACTCAGTCGGAGAGCGAGCGGCGCTCGGAGCTGCTGATCTTCATCACCCCGCGTATCGTCAATCGCGCCGAATCGCTGGGCGGGATGTCCGCCGGCAGCGTCTCCGGCGAGAGCTGGGACGAGGAGTGAGCGAGATGCAGTGGCGATACCCGTTGGAATTTGAGAGCATGGGGGGAGAGCCCCCCCGGTCGATGCCTTTAGCTGGCGCCGCTGTGCGCCAGGCCCATACGAGGAGATGGATGATGAGGACGCCCATCAAAGTAGCAAGCATGGCCACTGCGGTGCTGGCATTTGGCCTGAGCGGTTGCGTGGAGCAGGACGCCTCGCTGCAGCTAAAAGGAGGGGTGCTGGCCACCGCCAGCGCCGGTGACGCGGCTTGTGAGATGCCGGGAGACTATGAGTCGGCTGTCACGTTTTCTGCGAGAGGTGCCATTGCGGGTGCGGAACTCGCAGAGTTCGGCCAGCCGCTGATTGGCGACACGTACGAAAGCAATTCGCGCAATGTGTTCTATCTGGGGATTGCGTTTCGCAATCGCCTGCCAGACTCGCGCAACGTTGGCGCCACCGGTGGTGGCGGCTCAGGTGGGTTTGAGGGGCTTTACCTCGATCAGAACTCGGTGCTCGTGACCGGAGCTACGGTGAGTGTCCCTCCAGAGCTCAATGATTTTGGTAATTCGGCCGCTGACGTGGACTTTGAACCGGTGCATCGAGACTTCAGTGCGATTGCTGAGAGTGGAGACGGCTCGATTGTCATGCAGCTTCCGCTGATCAAGGGGAACTCCGAGTTGGAGCAGTTCTACGCGTTTGTGGAGTCGGCGGGAGCGCGCGAGATCACCTTTGTGCTCACGGTGCAGCTTGAAGGCGAGACCTTTGCCGGGAACAAGGTGACCTCGAACGTTTATCAGTATCCGGTAACGATCTGCCCGAGCTGCGATGCGGGGACAACCGGGTTGTGCGCGGTGAAGGGATAAAGCTGAAGTCGTCTCCTCGGTGAGACGGAGTGACTCTTTGAAGCCCCCCGGTCGCGATATGCGGCCGGGGGGCTTTTTTGTGTGGAGGGTGACTCCGGGTTCCGGGACTCCCGGTCGGTGGGACTCCCGGTCAGGATGGCTCCGGGTTCCGGGACTCCCGGTCGTAGTGACTCCGGGTTCCGGGACTCCGGGTTCCGGGACTCCCGGTCGTAGTAACTCCGGGTTCCGGGACTCCGGGTTCCGGGACTCCCGGTCGTAGTGACTCCGGGTTCCGGGTTCCGGGACTCCGGGACTCCGGGTTCCGGGACTCCCGGTCGTAGTAACTCCGGGTTCCGGGACTCCCGGTCAGGTGACTCCCGGTCGGGTGACTCCCGGTCCGGGGAAAATATCGTGGTGCGTGAGCGCAACTGCGCTCCTCGGCCCGGCCCGCGCCAAATGCATGAGGGGGAGTTTATACAAACAACGCTGTTGATGTTGGTGTTAGCTGGCGCGAGTCAGGCGTCTTCGGAGAGCGACCAGCATGAACCCCAGGGCACCGAAGAGCGCCGGGATGCCCGGATAGCCCGGCATTGCCTGGCAACCACCGCTTACGCCGGTGGAGGCGCTGAGCAGACTCATCTCACCTTCCTGGGTAGGCCCCGGTGGTCGGGGGGATGGCGTATCGGAGTCGGAGCCAGGAGAGGTTTCGGTGTCGGAAGGGATCCCGACATCGCCTGGATCGCCGGAGTCGTTGGAGTCACCGGCATCCGAGGGTTCTTCCGGATTGGGAGAAGGGTCACGCTCCAGGCGAATGCTCCCCCAGTTGGTGACGCCGGACACCAGATCTTTGTCGCGTGATGCGCTTAAATACCCCGGCGCGGTGGCTTCGATGGTGACCATGGTTTCGGAGAGCAGTACGGCTTCAAAGGTGTAGACGCCGTTGGCGCCGGAGGTGGTCTGCTGGCCATCACTCAGAGTGACGGTGGCGCCGGCGATGACGCTGTCGATGATGTTGTCGGGATCTTCGTACACGTAGCCCGTCAGGCGCACTGCCGGATCGCTGTTGGCAGCGCTCAGGGTGCGCAGTTCCGTGTTGGGCTGGTAGTGCACCAAAAGCCAGGTGTAGTCGCGGCCGTGTCCGGCCCAGGAGATCGCACCCCACTGGCAGATCCCCCGCACCAGGCAGCGGTCCGAGCCCGGGACATTGGGGTTGTCCTCGTGGGCGGCGCAGCTGCCGTGGCCGCACCAGGACCCGGCGCAGGCGTCGGTCGGCGGCTGATCGGGGACGAGGGCGCTCTGGTAGGCCGGGCGCGAGCCGTGGCGTCCGCAGCTGGCCGCGTATTCGTACTTGTCGATGGTGCTGGTTTCGCCGCGTTTCACCATGATTAGTTCGCTGACGGCCTCGGCTGCGTCCGTGGTGATCGTCAGGCGTTGGTCGTCGTAGCGCTGGTTGCAGGCGGTGTCGTCGATATGAAACCAGGTGTAGTTATGAGGGGGAAGTGCGCGATTGAGTTCGCGGCGGTTGCCCGGGCCGTAGCGCAATACGAACCAGAGCCCGTAGCTACGCGCGGCGATGGCAAAGGCCTTGTAGACCTCGCTGGCGCCGGGCAACGAGCGGAATACGCCGATCTCAGGAGGGAGCACGCCTTTGACGTACTCATCAAGGGTCATCTCGTTGATGGCCACGATCGGGTTTGACGCGTCGGTGCATCCCTGACGTCCGGTGGGATCGCTGCGCCGACCCACCCGGATGATGGGAGGTTGGGAGGGGGGGATTTCATAAAAGGTGCTGGCCAGGCTGGGGTTGTTGCCCAGCAGGCGCCAGAGCTCCATCGGACCTGCCGGATCGTTGATGCGCCCGGAGAAGCTCGGAAGTCCCACGGGAAAGGTTGTCGCCGTGGCGCCACGGTCATGGAACTCGGAGGTGTAGACGTGAGCGCGGGCCGGCCGTACCTGGGGGACGCGTTGATGGACCAGACGGCTGGCGTGGATTTCGCCAAAGACGGGGGCTGCGATGGAGAGTTCGTAGACGCCCTCCGGGAGGTCGAAGGTCCAGCGACCGTGGGCATCGGTGGTGGTGCGCTCTCCCAGTCCGAGCACCTCGATGGTCGCGCCTGCAATGGGCGTGTCCGTCCAGCCGTCGGCCAAACGCCCGCTCAGCTCCCCGGCGCTGGCGGCGGGGAGGTAGACCATCATGACCAGGGCAACCAGGGCGACGAAGAGCGCACGCATGGGCTATCTCCCTTCCGCGTAGAGGGACGAGGGTGTCGGTGAAACGTCGTAGAGTCACCTACACCCTAGCATATCGGAAATAAGATTCGCCAATCTCCGGGCGCCAGGGAGGCTCAGGTGGCTGCTACGAGCACCAGCCCGGTGTAGGGAGCGATGCCGATGAAGTCGGTAACCGGAGCGAGTTCGCTCTCCAGCAGGGCCAGCATATCTCGCAACCAGCGCGTGGCCAGACCGCTGGTGGCCGGGGGGAGTTCCACCAAAATCGGCCCGATCACTGGTTCGAAATATCCGATGGGATCATCGCCCCAGGGGCGTTCTCGCAGACGCTGCGGGAGGAGGCGAAGTTCGTCTTCGTGGAGTCCTCGGACCCAGGTTTCGCCCGTGAGCAGGTGGGTTGCCAGGGCGGTGGCAAAGAACGCGTCGAAGCTTACTTCGTCGGGCTCGTTGGCGATCTTGTCGTTGTAGAGCAGGGCGGCCAGGTCTTCGACCCGGTGACGGGTGACCCCGAAGAGCCAGAGCTGCTTAAACGCCAGCATGCCGATACGCAGGGCGGCCTGATCGATCTGGGGCTGCGTGTGGAAGATATCGAAGGTGTCGCGATCGGCGGCGTAGGTCGGGCGCACTGCGTTCAGGCCTTCGAAGAGCGCCTCCTCATCGGGGTTGAGGAGCGAATAGGGGAGCTCCTCGACCAGGGTGAGCGTGGGGCGTTGCGCCAGCTGTGCGGCCTTGAGTTGGAGGTTGCGGGTCAGGGAGTAGCCAACCTGAAAGAGCTGACGCAGGGGCACGCTGTGAAGCGCGCGCCCCGCGCGATCCGTGTCACTGCGCGAGACAAACTCCAGTCCCAGACTCAGATAGCCACCGGTGCGGCGAACGACTTCGCGGCCGGTTTCGATTTCGCCGGGTTCGATGCCGTCGGCGATCATGGTCCGGTTGTTGAGCGCGGTAAGTTCGGCGGCGATCCGCTCCATGAGGGCTTCGTCGTCGAGTTGATCGACGATCTTGAAGAAGAAAAGACGCTCATCGAGGTTGTCGACCAGCACCTGCGGTACTTCCAGGCTCTCCGGGGGAGTGAGATGGACCTTGGCCTGAAGCTCCCCCTTGTCCCAGCGCTCGCGAAAACGAACCGGGTTGAGGTAGGCATACACGTCCAGCGCCTCGGTGCGGGCCACGTAGCCAAACTCCTCCAGGCGGCTGGTGCGCCACTGCAGGGCCATCTCCTCCATCTGCGAGGTCAACTCCCA
This region of Lujinxingia litoralis genomic DNA includes:
- a CDS encoding carboxypeptidase regulatory-like domain-containing protein, with the translated sequence MRALFVALVALVMMVYLPAASAGELSGRLADGWTDTPIAGATIEVLGLGERTTTDAHGRWTFDLPEGVYELSIAAPVFGEIHASRLVHQRVPQVRPARAHVYTSEFHDRGATATTFPVGLPSFSGRINDPAGPMELWRLLGNNPSLASTFYEIPPSQPPIIRVGRRSDPTGRQGCTDASNPIVAINEMTLDEYVKGVLPPEIGVFRSLPGASEVYKAFAIAARSYGLWFVLRYGPGNRRELNRALPPHNYTWFHIDDTACNQRYDDQRLTITTDAAEAVSELIMVKRGETSTIDKYEYAASCGRHGSRPAYQSALVPDQPPTDACAGSWCGHGSCAAHEDNPNVPGSDRCLVRGICQWGAISWAGHGRDYTWLLVHYQPNTELRTLSAANSDPAVRLTGYVYEDPDNIIDSVIAGATVTLSDGQQTTSGANGVYTFEAVLLSETMVTIEATAPGYLSASRDKDLVSGVTNWGSIRLERDPSPNPEEPSDAGDSNDSGDPGDVGIPSDTETSPGSDSDTPSPRPPGPTQEGEMSLLSASTGVSGGCQAMPGYPGIPALFGALGFMLVALRRRLTRAS
- a CDS encoding DUF6178 family protein, with product MSSDDKIVQLKTPSSAPAIARALIARQDSSLGPGNPVEQIQAILDRPDAEGFIPSLNPHSLFRLIKEAGFDQGVDLVPYASPEQLQVIIDLDCWEGDHLVGKRMATWMAVLVAESDDHHLKKVIRELDPEVISLFFKEHILAVEVLDPDEGIPDHLPDNVELSPDNAYALVYTDDEDIAALMRATVKRLYEVDPAMAWTLFEAVRWELTSQMEEMALQWRTSRLEEFGYVARTEALDVYAYLNPVRFRERWDKGELQAKVHLTPPESLEVPQVLVDNLDERLFFFKIVDQLDDEALMERIAAELTALNNRTMIADGIEPGEIETGREVVRRTGGYLSLGLEFVSRSDTDRAGRALHSVPLRQLFQVGYSLTRNLQLKAAQLAQRPTLTLVEELPYSLLNPDEEALFEGLNAVRPTYAADRDTFDIFHTQPQIDQAALRIGMLAFKQLWLFGVTRHRVEDLAALLYNDKIANEPDEVSFDAFFATALATHLLTGETWVRGLHEDELRLLPQRLRERPWGDDPIGYFEPVIGPILVELPPATSGLATRWLRDMLALLESELAPVTDFIGIAPYTGLVLVAAT